Proteins from a genomic interval of Arachis hypogaea cultivar Tifrunner chromosome 10, arahy.Tifrunner.gnm2.J5K5, whole genome shotgun sequence:
- the LOC112716854 gene encoding hydroxycinnamoyl-CoA:piscidic acid hydroxycinnamoyltransferase gives MVSIKSIHTVIPTEATPNGTLLLSESEQIKAHTHALTIYIYRANHDHNHHNIIDTIKHYLGNILILYYPLAGRLRMIEGGRMEIDCNGKGVMLFEAESRKTLQDYGDFMPTAALRPLLPTVDYREPVENIPLVLVQVTRFACGGLCVGFGVSNVVVDGISGTVFVDAWAKLARGGTLGEDEKPILDKMVILKSEFTAPRFEHREFKPLPLIIGSSDVSEESKKETDLAILKLTREMVEKLRKKANDDGCLEFGYEKAVTPQNHRRPYSRYESIAAHIWRCASKARHVDHNQPTVVLTVAGVRNRLKPPLPLNYFGNATHPTVTPTCLSGDIASKPLTYGAQKIREAIELLTDEYLRSAFEFIGRQDHVGWLRPKLNSEPPFLGNPNLNIWSWMSNMPTYGPDFGWGRPLYMGPCEVIGDGRAFIMPAPTGDGTLSIVIRLQTPHLQPFQKFFYEDI, from the exons ATGGTTAGTATCAAATCTATCCACACTGTAATTCCGACTGAAGCTACCCCTAATGGCACTTTGTTGCTCTCTGAGAGTGAGCAAATCAAAGCTCATACTCATGCACTCACAATTTACATCTACCGAGCAAATCACGATCACAACCACCACAACATCATTGACACAATCAAACACTATCTTGGCAACATCTTAATTCTTTACTACCCTCTCGCCGGCCGCCTTCGCATGATTGAAGGCGGAAGAATGGAAATTGACTGCAACGGGAAGGGTGTAATGCTGTTCGAAGCGGAGTCCCGGAAAACATTGCAAGACTACGGTGATTTCATGCCCACCGCCGCCTTGCGGCCGCTTCTGCCGACGGTTGATTACCGTGAGCCTGTGGAAAACATTCCTCTTGTTCTGGTGCAGGTGACGAGATTCGCGTGTGGTGGCCTGTGTGTTGGGTTTGGAGTTTCCAATGTCGTTGTGGATGGAATCTCTGGCACTGTCTTTGTTGACGCTTGGGCTAAGCTTGCTCGAGGTGGCACTTTGGGAGAAGATGAGAAGCCAATTCTTGATAAAATGGTGATTCTGAAATCTGAGTTTACCGCACCGCGTTTTGAGCACCGTGAATTCAAGCCACTTCCGCTGATAATTGGTAGCTCTGACGTCAGTGAGGAGAGCAAGAAGGAGACAGATCTTGCAATTCTGAAGCTCACAAGGGAGATGGTAGAAAAGCTGAGGAAGAAAGCCAATGATGACGGATGCTTGGAATTTGGTTACGAGAAGGCAGTTACGCCGCAGAATCACCGTCGACCCTACAGCAG GTATGAAAGCATTGCCGCTCATATCTGGAGGTGTGCATCCAAGGCACGCCACGTGGATCACAACCAACCCACGGTGGTCCTCACCGTCGCCGGCGTCCGAAACAGGCTAAAGCCACCTCTCCCTCTAAACTATTTCGGGAACGCGACGCACCCAACTGTGACCCCCACATGCCTCAGTGGGGATATTGCTTCAAAGCCACTAACATATGGTGCGCAAAAGATAAGAGAAGCGATCGAGTTGCTGACAGATGAGTACCTGAGATCAGCCTTTGAGTTCATTGGGAGGCAGGACCATGTAGGGTGGCTGAGGCCAAAGCTTAACAGTGAACCACCATTTCTTGGGAATCCAAACCTCAACATTTGGAGTTGGATGAGTAACATGCCTACCTATGGACCTGATTTTGGATGGGGAAGGCCGCTGTATATGGGACCCTGTGAGGTCATCGGAGACGGCAGGGCCTTTATCATGCCTGCTCCTACCGGAGATGGGACTCTTTCCATTGTCATTCGCTTGCAGACTCCTCATCTTCAACCATTCCAGAAGTTCTTCTACGAGGACATATAG